The following are from one region of the Bacteroidales bacterium genome:
- a CDS encoding RNA methyltransferase, with translation MLSQAEIKLINSLKLTKNRRKTGLFLVEGPKMISELINYTNFEIKFIAANKKWIDSHSDLNNFALKEISEKALQKLSNFSTANEVLAVVKIPEYQEFTTNIDSLYLVLDNIQDPGNLGTIIRTADWFGIKQIICSTDTVDCFNPKVVQATMGSLFRVKCYYEDIPTFLRKQQIPIYGTLLNGKNIYEENLSLSGFIVIGNESKGISQEVQSLITRPLFIPNYSQSKAESLNASIASAIVCAEFRRSQN, from the coding sequence ATGCTTAGTCAAGCCGAAATAAAACTCATCAATTCCCTAAAACTAACTAAAAACCGTCGGAAAACAGGTCTTTTTCTCGTAGAAGGACCTAAAATGATAAGCGAATTAATTAACTACACTAATTTTGAAATTAAATTTATTGCAGCAAATAAAAAATGGATAGATTCTCATAGCGATTTGAATAATTTCGCCCTTAAAGAGATATCGGAAAAAGCACTTCAAAAGCTAAGTAATTTCTCAACCGCTAACGAAGTTTTAGCTGTAGTTAAAATACCCGAATATCAAGAATTTACAACAAATATTGATTCTCTTTATTTAGTGCTCGACAATATACAAGATCCCGGAAATTTAGGTACAATAATACGTACAGCAGATTGGTTTGGTATTAAACAGATTATTTGTTCAACAGATACCGTTGATTGTTTTAACCCAAAAGTAGTGCAAGCTACTATGGGCTCTTTGTTTCGAGTAAAATGTTATTATGAAGACATTCCTACTTTCTTAAGAAAACAGCAAATTCCCATTTACGGAACATTGTTAAACGGTAAAAATATTTACGAAGAAAACCTAAGCCTATCGGGCTTTATTGTTATTGGTAACGAATCGAAAGGGATTTCACAAGAAGTACAAAGCTTAATAACAAGACCGTTATTTATACCTAACTATTCACAATCTAAAGCAGAATCATTAAATGCATCTATTGCAAGTGCTATAGTTTGTGCAGAATTCCGCAGAAGTCAAAATTAA
- the rplI gene encoding 50S ribosomal protein L9 produces the protein MQIILKKDVQNLGYKDDIVEVKNGYARNYLIPQGIAIAANDSNKKILAEVKKQYAHKIEKVRSEASAEAKKLDGLTVKIATKAAASGKIYGSVNAIQIADAIKEQHNYDVDRKKITIEGETIKEVGTYKATAQLYKDIVANITFEVVTEE, from the coding sequence ATGCAAATTATTTTAAAAAAAGATGTCCAAAATTTAGGATATAAAGACGATATAGTAGAAGTTAAAAATGGTTACGCACGTAACTATTTAATTCCTCAAGGCATTGCAATTGCAGCCAACGACAGCAACAAAAAAATCTTAGCAGAAGTAAAAAAACAATATGCACATAAGATTGAAAAAGTCAGAAGTGAAGCCAGTGCAGAAGCTAAGAAACTGGATGGTTTAACCGTAAAAATTGCTACCAAAGCTGCTGCTTCCGGTAAAATTTACGGTTCTGTAAATGCTATTCAAATTGCTGATGCTATTAAAGAGCAACACAATTACGATGTTGATCGCAAGAAAATTACCATTGAAGGCGAAACAATTAAAGAAGTAGGAACTTATAAAGCTACCGCTCAACTTTATAAAGACATTGTTGCAAACATTACTTTTGAAGTTGTTACTGAAGAATAA
- a CDS encoding 30S ribosomal protein S18 → MAQNTDIKYLTPIAVDTKKKKYCRFKKSGIKYIDYKDANFLLKFVNEQGKLLPRRLTGTSTKYQKKVAQAVKRARHIALMPYVGDLLK, encoded by the coding sequence ATGGCTCAAAATACAGACATTAAATATCTAACCCCAATTGCGGTAGATACTAAAAAGAAAAAATATTGCCGTTTTAAGAAAAGCGGAATAAAATATATTGATTATAAAGATGCAAACTTTTTATTGAAATTTGTAAACGAACAAGGAAAATTACTTCCACGTCGTTTAACCGGTACATCAACCAAATATCAGAAAAAAGTTGCTCAAGCAGTTAAAAGAGCACGTCACATTGCTTTAATGCCATATGTTGGTGATTTACTAAAATAA
- a CDS encoding 30S ribosomal protein S6 — protein sequence MVKQYETVFIMTPVLSVEQMKEAVSKYRDLLKEAGAEIVHEEEWGLRKLAYPIQKKSTGFYQLLEFRMEGEQIRDYEVAFKRDERILRFLTVALDKHAIAYNEKKRAMKKGESKVKAN from the coding sequence ATGGTTAAACAGTACGAAACCGTTTTCATTATGACTCCCGTTTTATCTGTCGAACAGATGAAGGAAGCGGTAAGCAAGTATCGTGATCTCCTAAAGGAGGCCGGTGCTGAGATTGTCCATGAGGAAGAGTGGGGTTTGAGAAAACTCGCTTATCCTATTCAAAAAAAATCAACAGGATTCTATCAATTATTAGAATTCCGTATGGAAGGCGAGCAAATTCGCGATTACGAAGTTGCATTTAAACGCGACGAGCGTATTCTTCGTTTCTTAACAGTTGCTTTGGATAAACATGCCATAGCTTATAACGAAAAGAAAAGAGCGATGAAAAAAGGCGAATCAAAAGTTAAAGCAAATTAA